One segment of Mobula birostris isolate sMobBir1 chromosome 27, sMobBir1.hap1, whole genome shotgun sequence DNA contains the following:
- the LOC140188766 gene encoding trypsin yields MNVSNLYILLLFLKSPTTYGQSRIVGGYSVLPHSIRYQVSLKRPGGIHYCGGSLIHRRWVVTAAHCKVGGTESVQIIAGEHSITRYEGTEQTFRPSKMIPHPRYDPESKDSDIMLIKLSRPARLNYFVGTVPLPRRRSTLQADTLCQVSGWGFVNPNGKFIPRMLRAVRLPILSNSCCNHTDSYNGNITANMICAGFKTGGKDSCQGDSGGPLVCKGRIYGIVSWGKHCGDGRYPGVYTAVAKFRDWIIRTINRS; encoded by the exons ATGAATGTCTCCAACCTTTATATACTCCTGCTCTTCCTAAAATCACCTACAACTTATG GGCAGTCGCGAATTGTTGGTGGGTATTCCGTATTACCTCACTCCATCAGGTACCAGGTGTCTCTGAAAAGACCGGGAGGAATTCATTATTGTGGAGGCTCTTTGATTCATCGCCGATGGGTTGTGACTGCCGCACACTGCAAAGTTGG AGGGACTGAGTCTGTGCAGATAATTGCAGGGGAGCACTCAATTACCAGATATGAAGGGACTGAACAAACATTTCGCCCATCTAAGATGATTCCGCATCCTCGGTATGACCCAGAGAGCAAAGATTCTGACATCATGTTGATTAAG CTGTCTCGACCTGCCAGGTTGAACTACTTTGTGGGTACTGTACCCTTGCCCCGCCGAAGATCGACACTGCAGGCAGACACATTATGCCAAGTATCAGGATGGGGATTCGTCAATCCGAATGGGAAGTTCATACCCAGGATGCTGAGAGCAGTTAGACTACCCATCCTGTCTAATTCGTGCTGTAACCACACTGACTCATACAATGGCAACATCACAGCCAACATGATCTGCGCTGGATTCAAAACAGGAGGCAAGGATTCCTGCCAG GGGGATTCTGGTGGTCCTTTGGTCTGTAAGGGCAGAATATACGGGATAGTATCATGGGGCAAGCATTGTGGAGACGGGAGATACCCTGGGGTATATACAGCTGTGGCAAAGTTCCGTGACTGGATTATTAGAACCATCAACAGATCATAA